A region of the Nocardia asteroides genome:
CGCTGGCGGTGCGGCGGATCCCGACCCGGCTGCGCGTGCCGCGACGGATGCTCGGCGAATCGGTTCTGCCGCATAAATTCTCCGCCACCCGGTCGGTGACGCATTCGGTGCTCAGCGGCGCGGTCGGCCTGCTGGCCCTGTTTCTGGCGTTCCTGGCGGGCATCGCCGCGTTCCGGGGGATCTGCTATCCGCTCGTGGCCGGCGACGATCTCGAAAGTTCTTGGGGCGGCCCCACCTTGGCGGGCGCATGGGCAACGCACGCGGCGCTCGGGATCGGCCTGCTGCCGATCTGGCTGCTGATCCTGGCCGGGCTCGGCGCGTTCCAATTACGGCTCACCCGCGGTTTGCTCGGCCGGAACGGGCCGTGGTGGCCGGCTCCGGTCGCGGTAGCGCTGGCCGCGAGCGGCGCGCTGCTGTTCCTGGCCTGGTTGCGGCAGGTCTGAGGACGCAGCGCCGCCGTGGCGGCAGCCCACCGCGAGCGGACGCGCCGCGGAGCCGGAGTGCGCTCAGGCGGTGGCGTGAGCGCGCTGTGCCCGCTGGATCAGATGCTCGACGAGGGTGAGCAACACGTCCTTGCATGATCCGCGGTCGCGGGCGTCGCAGAGCATGACGGGAGTGACCGAGTCGAGGTCGAGGGCGTCGCGTACCTCATCGATGGTGTAGCGCGGCGCGCCGTCGAAGCAGTTGACGCCCACCATGAACGGCAGCCTGCGCCGCTCGAAGAAGTCCACGGCCGCGAAGGAGTTGCCCAGCCTGCGGGTATCGGCGAGAACGACGGCGCCGAGCGCGCCGCGCGCCAGTTCGTCCCACAGGAACCAGAACCGGTCCTGGCCGGGCGTGCCGAACAGGTAGAGCACCAGGTCGCGGTCGATGGTGAGTCTGCCGAAGTCGAGCGCGACCGTGGTTGTGGTCTTCTGCTCGACACCCGACAGATCGTCGATGCCGGTGCTCACCTCGGTGATCAGTTCCTCGGTGCGCAGGGGCGCGACCTCGCTGATCGCCGAGACCATGGTGGTCTTGCCGACGCCGAACCCGCCGGCGACGAGGATCTTGACCGACGCGGCCAGCTGCGGTGTACCGCTCGGGTCAAAGTTTTCGGATTCCATCCAGTACCGCTCGCAATATGTTGAGGTCATCGGGTCCGGCCTCCGTCGGAACGGGAGCGCGGAAGATCAATTGCCCATCGCCGATCAGATCACCGACGAGGATCTTCGTCACCGCCAGCGGCAAATGCAACTGGGCGGAGAGTTCGGCGACGGTCTGCGAAACACGGCACAGCCGAAGAATATCGGTGTACTCGGGTTCGGTGCGTCGCAGTGCGGTCGCGGAGGGGTCCGCGACCACGGTGGTGAGCATATCCAGTTCGGGTCCATCGAAGCTGGTACGCCCGCGCGTGAGCGCGTACGGACGCACCAGCGGGCCGGCCGCTTCATCGAACCAGGGCTCACGCGGGCGGGTCATGGCCGGTTCTGCTCGACGTGTCCGACGAGGTCTTGGCGGGCAGTGGTGGACAGGTAGCTGCCGACGCGCTGGACGGTCAGGTTCATCTCGTAGGCCACCATGCCGAGATTGGCGGACTCGGCGGCTTGCAGTGCCAGGCAGGCGTTGTCGCCCGCTGAGGTCACGAACAGCACCGCGCGGTCGAGTTCGATGACCGCCTGGCGGACGCCGCCACCGTCGAATCGGTTGCCCGCGCTGCGCGCCAGCCCGTAGAGCGCGGAGGACATCGCACCGAAGTGTTCGGCGTCCTCCCGGCTCATTCCGCTGGAGCGGCCGAGTAGTAGCCCGTCGGTGGACAGCACCACCGCGTGGCGCACGCCGGCCAGCCGATCGACGAGATCGTCGAGCAGCCAATTCAGATCACCTGCGGGAGAAGCGGACACCCCTAGCCTTCCTGTTCGTCGGGGATGGTGGCGCGACGGCCCTGCCTGGTCCCGTTCTCGATGGCGGACATCAGATCGCGGGCCTGTTCGGCGGAGCGTGCGGGCTGCGCGGAGACGGCTTGCTCCGGAGCCGAATGCGCCAGTTGCGGTGCGAGATTGGTCTGTCGGTTGCGCCGGGGCAGCGCCGGGCGGCCGTCCGGACCCGGCTGCGGCGGCGCCTCGGTGTACGGTCGGGGTGCGTAACGCGGAGGCGCGGCGGATTCGACCGCGAGCGTCGCGACCGAGGACGCGGCGGTCTGCGTGGAGTCGCTCGCCTCCGCCGCTACGACGGGCCCGGCGATGAGTCTGCGGCGGCTGCCGGGATCGGTGAGTTCCGCCGGTGTCTGCGGCGCGCCCGATTCGCCCGCGACGAGCGCGGACGGAATGAGCACGATGGCTTTGATGCCGCCGTAGTCGGACTCCGACAGCCGCACCGAGATGCCGTGGCGCGTGGCCAGCTGGGCGACGACGAACAGGCCCAGCCGCGAATCGGCCGACAGCGCCGCCACGCCGAAATCCGGTGGCTCGCGCAGCATCTCGTTCATCTTGGACAGCTCGGCCTCGGACATGCCCATGCCCTGGTCGCCGATCTCGACCACGACGCCTTTGCCGACCACGTTGCCGGTCACCTCGACACGCGACTGTGGCGGCGAGAAGGAGGTCGCGTTGTCCACCAGTTCGGCGAGCAGATGGATCAGGTCGGCGACCACCGTGCCGAGGACGTGGACTTCGGGCAGCCTGGCCACCCGCACCCGGGCGTAGTCGAGGGTCTCGCCGACGGCGCTGCGCACCAGATCCACCAGCGGGACGGGATTGCGCCACTGCCTGCCCGGCTTGCCTCCGCCGAGAATGGTGAGGTTCTCGGCGTTGCGCCGCTCTCGGGTGGCGAGGTGGTCGAGCCGGAACAGGGTGTCGAGCAGGACCGGGTCTTCCTGGCGCTGCTCGGCTTCGTCGAGGATTTCCAGCTGCCGGTGCACCACGATCTGGCTGCGGTGCGCGATGTTCAGGAACACCGCTTTCACGCCCTCGCGGGTGCGGGCTTCGGCCACCGCCGCGGCGACGGCCGCGGAGTGCGCGTGCTGGAACGCCTTGGCCACCTGGCCGATCTCGTCGCTGCCGTAGTTCAGGTTCGGTGATTCGGCGGCGGGATCGACGACTTCGCCGTCGCGCAGCCTGCGCAGCATGTCGGGCAGCCGCTCGTCGGCCAGCGCCAGCGTTTCGCCCCGCAGCCGCTTCAACCGGCGGATGACGCGGTTGGCCAGGACAACCGCGACGACGAGCACCAGAATGCCGACCAGGAGCATGCCGCCACCCGTGACGGCGGAGCGGGTCGCCGCGGCGGCGGCTTTGTCTTCGGCGGCCTTCTGCACGTCCCGGTTGTACACCGACCAGGCATCGAGCATCCCGCGGCTGACCTCGGCGGCGGCACGACGCCATTCGTCGATGCTCAACGGCAGCGCGGGCAAGGTCGGTTGCCGTGTGCTCGCATTCGGATTCGCCGAGGCGGGCGACGATGTGGTCGCCGCGACGCCGCGCTGGACGATGGCGTTCTCCATCGCGGTGAGCTTTTGCCAGGCTGTGCCGGTGGTCAGCGCCTGCAGGCGAGCTTTGATCGGCCCGTCCAGTTCGGCAATGAGCGTGGCGATTTCGGTGTGGTAGAAGCCGGTCTGCCGGGTGTACTCATCGATCGGGATCGGCGGGGGAGCCGCGCCGTTGACGTAGACCGCACCGAGGGCGTCGCTGCGCGCCATGGCCTCGTTCGCGTAGAACAAGCGGACGCCGGCCACGGTGCCCACGGCGATGTCGCTGTCCGGAGCGGTCTGCACCGTGGACTTGGTGCCCGCCGGGATCGGGTCGAGCAGCCGGTTGTAGAACATGTACGCGTCCGGGATCGGCAGTGCGCCCGCGTCGGCGGCGGCGCGCACCGTGGTCAGGCTCTGCGTCAGCATGACGAGGTCGGCGTCTTCCTCGGTGATCTTCGACGCGTCGACGTCGCGCAGGTCGGCGGAGGCCGCGAGCAGGCGCCGCACCGCCGCGTCCACGCGCACGCGAGCGGTGCCGAGCGCGGCCGCGAGGGTGTCGTCGCCGGATAGCTGGGCGAGGGTGAGGTGGCGTTCCTGCTGGACCGCGTCCATGACCTCGCTGGTCACCGGGATGGCGTTCTGGCTCTCCGCGGCCCAGTCCTTGGCTTTGGTTCCTTCGGCTACCAGGTAGCCCGCGGCGCCCAGACCGGCCAACAGCAGAGTCAGACTCGGTATGAGCGCGATAGCCAGAATCCGGGTGCGGACCCCGAGCCTCGCTCTGAACATCGGCATAACGTAAACCACGAACCCGGCCATCCGGACAGCCGGTCCCGGTGAGTGGGACTCGATTTGACTCGAGTGAACGAACTGTGAACTGCCGATGACCATCGGTGGACCCGGCGCGCGAACCATGAGGTATTCGACGCGGCGGCGGCCACGGACGGCCCTGGTACGCATTGCGTGCAGCGGGTTCATCGCGAGCGATAAGGGGCGTAGATTGTGTGTATCTCGAAGTTACTCACAAGTAGGAGGCAACGATGCCCGCGCCGGAAGCCGATGTATTCGACCGCCTCAGCGCGCTGGCCGCGATCGCGGCGCCCGCGGACCGGCAGAGCAGGACGATCGCCGAGACGTTCACCGGGAATCCGCTGGGTACCGTGCCGGTGGGCACCGCGGACGACGTCGCGGCGGCCTTCGACAAGGCGCGCGCCGCGCAGGAACACTGGGCCGCCCGGCCGGTGGCCGAGCGCGCCGCGGTGCTGAATCGTTACCGCGCGCTGGTGGTGGAGCACCGCGAGTTCCTGATGGACGTGGTGCAGGCCGAGACCGGCAAGGCGCGCTGGGCGGCCCAGGAAGAAATCATGGGCCTGATGTTCGCGGCCCGCTACTTCGCCGAGATCGCCCCCGGACTGTTGGGCGGACATCGGGTTCCGGGCGCTTTTCCCGTGCTCAACCGCGCCTCGGTCCGGTATCAGCCCAAAGGCGTGGTCGGTGTCATCGCTCCGTGGAACTACCCGCTGCTGTTGTCGATCGGCGATTCCATCCCCGCGCTGCTGGCGGGCAATGCCGTGGTGGTCAAGCCCGACAGCCAGACCCCGTTCTCGACGCTGGCCGGCGCGGAGTTGCTGTACCGGGCGGGCCTGCCGCGTGAGCTGCTCGCGGTGGTCCCCGGCCCCGGCGGCGTGGTCGGCACCGCCATAGTGGAGGCGTGTGACTACCTGATGTTCACCGGTTCCTCGGCGACCGGGCGCACCCTGGCCGAACAGTGCGGCCGCAGGCTGATCGGATTCTCCGCCGAACTCGGCGGCAAGAACCCGATGATCGTCACCGCGGGCGCCGATCTGGACGCCGCCGCCAAGGCGGCCGTGCGCGCCTGCTTCTCCAATGCCGGGCAACTGTGCATCTCGATCGAGCGACTGTATGTCGAGCGGCAGGTCGCCGCGGCGTTCACCGCGAAATTCGTCGCCGCCGTCGACGCCGCGAAACTCGGTGCCGCCTACGACTATTCGGCCGATATCGGCAGCCTCATCTCCGAAGCGCAACTGGAGACGGTGTCCAAGCATGTCGCGGACGCCACCTCGAAGGGAGCACAGGTGCTGACCGGCGGCAAGGCCCGCCCGGATCTGGGGCCGCTGTTCTTCGAGCCGACCGTGTTGAGCGAGGTGACCGACGAGATGGAATGCGGTCGCAACGAAACCTTCGGCCCGCTGGTGTCTATCTACCCCGTCGACAGCGTCGAGGAGGCCGTGCGCCTGGCCAACGACACGGACTACGGCTTGAATGCCTCGGTCTGGGCGGCGAGCAAGTCCGACGGCGAGCGGATCGCGGCGCGGTTGCACGCGGGCACGGTCTGTGTGGACGAGGGGTACGCGCCCGCCTGGGGCACCACCGCGGCCCCGATGGGGGGCATGGGCATCTCCGGTGTGGGGCGCCGCCACGGACCGGACGGCCTGCTCAAGTTCACCGAACCGCAGTCGATCGTGGTCACCCGGTTCATGAATCTGGACGCGCCCAAGCTGTTCCCGAAGGACAAGTGGCAGCCGTTCCTGATGAGCGTCGCCCGCAGCCTGCGCTTCCTGCCCGGACGCTGACGCGCGAGGCCCGCCCGGGTGGTCGTGCCCACCCGGGCGGACGATCCGCCGGTTCACTCGTGCAGGGTCACGCCAACCGGTCGGCTCCGGTGCGCGGCGGCCCCCCTGCCGCCAGCGCCGCTGCTTCTTCGTCGGTGAGCAGCCGCGATCTGATGACGAAACGCGAATCCTCGAGAGCATCCGAAGCGCTGCCGCCGGGGCCCTCGGCCACGTCCACGGTCAGGTGGGTGTGCTTCCAGTGCTCGTATTGCTCCGCGCTGATCCACAATTCGGTGTGCCAGGGCAGGGTTCCCAGGAGGACATCCGCGCCGTCGATCCGGGATTCCCGGATGGGCAGGCACCTGGGCGTGCCGCTGTCGAGGCGCCCGCCGGACTGGTGGAGCAGGACCGCCCCGTGCTGGTCGATCATGCGTCGTAGGACCGCCCTGGCGCGCTCGGTGATGTCCACCCGGCGCGTTCGGTGCGGTATCGCCGCGCGGTTCGGCCGACGTGGATGACGTGGCCGGAGTGCGTCGGGTAGTCGACGGTGCCGGAGACCCGCCCCCGGTCTGGTGTAGCTCATGGTTCCTCGCAGATATCTCGGACCGGGTCCACTATCGTCCGCCGAGGTTGGTGCGAGGTTGGTGGGAAAACCTCAGTCGCGCAACGCCGTATGGAGACGGGCCGCGACCACCGCGCGACGGACGTCGTCAGCAGGCAGCAAGCGCAACGCGTGCTCGTGGACCGCGATATCGCGCGGCGCGCGTTCGCCGAACGCCACCGCGTGCTCGGCTCGGTCGCCTGCGAGCACGGCGGTCCGCACACCGACGTCGAGGTGATCGCGCCACTGCAGCACGCCGGGCGCCTCGGACCCGGGCAGCAATGGCCCGCGATACAGCCACACCGCGGAGGTGGTGTCGCCCGCTGTGACGGCGGCGAGCAGGTCGACGGCGTCGCAAGATACCGGCCCGGTCAGAACGTAATGGCGATTGGTGATCTCGCCGCCGATCGCGCGGCGCAGATGCGAGACGTCCGCCTTGAGCGTGCTGGCGGACACGCCGCGATCGCCGTACAGCGCGGCATGCAACTGCTCCGGTGTGAAACCGTCCGGCTGCAGCGCCAGCAGTGCGAGGATCTCCAGTTGCCGGGGCGGCAGGGGTACCGGCACGGCATCGCGCAGCAGACGTGCCGCACCGAGACATTCCAGCCGGATTCCCGGTGCCGGTGCGGGCGTGGCGGTGCGCAACATCGTCTCCACCGCCGTCACCAGCGCGCGGACCGAGGTGAGCACCGCGGGATGGGAGCGGTCCCAGGAACTGGACAGGTCCAACGCCCCGACCAGTCTGCCGTCGGGTCCGTGGATCGGCGCGGAATAGCAGACCCAGCCGTGTAGGGCGGCGACCAGATGCTCGGCGGAGAACACCGCGGCGGGCCGGTCGGTGTGCAACGCCAGGGCCACACCGTTGGTACCCATGTGGCTTTCGTCCCAGCATCCGCCGGGCGCGAGGTTGACCTGCTCCGCCTGCCTGCGCAGCGTTCGGTCGCCGCAGGACCACAGGACGGTGCCCGCGTGGTCGGTGACCACGGCCAGGTAACCGGAGTCCTCGGTGACGGCGCGCAGTTCACCCGCCAGCGCCGTGACCGGTTCACGTAGTGGGGAGGCGGCCCAACGGTCGCCGATGTCGTCGACGCCGGGCGCGATCGTGGTCGCGGGATCGACGGTGTGCAACGACCGCCGCCAGGATTGTGCTACTTCGCTGCGCAGGACGGTGTTCCGGGACCTGGCGGTCGCCAGGGGAGTCGTCGCCCAACGCTCCCATTCTCTTTCCAGTTCGACCCGCTGCTGTATGAGGGTGTGGGACTGCGCCACGTGGATGACCCATCGTCGTGTGAGCTCGTCTTCGCTTTCTCATTCTGGCGTACGCAGGACGAGGAGGCGAGTGACGCCGCGGTCACTTCCGGATGAAAAAGCCTGCGACGTCGGCATTCTTGATCGGGGTTTCGGCGTTTGCCTGCGCGCCGCAGAGCAGGTCGACCGACACCATCGTCGCGTCCACCACCGTTCCCGCCGGCTCGCGGTCGTCGCGGCTCTGTTCCTTGACGAACTTGGTGATCGTCGTGCGCTTGGTGTCCTGGTCCTGCTTGATGTACTCGTTGCACGGCGTGTCGCCGCCGCGGTTGAGGGCGCGTTCGATGTCGGTGCAGCCCGCGAGCGCCATGGCGACCATCGCGATCCCGAGGCCGGTCCGGCCGGTCCGTGACAGCGTGGTGTTCATGGGCTCCTCCTGAAGGTCCGCGCACGGCGATGCCCGCCGCGATCGGACTCCAGACTAGAGCCATCGCGGGCGAGTGTTCGCCGACCGGCGAACGCTAGGCCCGGAAGACGCAGAGCGGGACGTTCATCTCCGCCGGTGTGAGCGAACCGTGGTGGCCGACCAGCCGGGACTGCAATGGTTCGGCGCCGGTGCGGATGACGCCACGCCGCCCACCGGCGACCACGACCAGATCGCCGATGCGTTGAACGATCGCGGGATCGACCCTGGGGCCGAACCAGCCTCGGCCCACGGCTTCCTCCTTGCCGAGCACCTCGAAGTCCGTGCCGAGTGCGGCCCGCCAGGCCGCCGCGACGTCGGATTCGGCGCCGGGCACGGTGTAGACGTGGCGGGCGCGTGGCTCACCGCCCAGCGCGCGGACGCCCTCTTGCAACGCGGCGGTGGTGTCGAAATCGATGCGGTCGTCCAGCTCGACCATGCCGTGATCGGCGGTGACCAGCAGGGTCGCGCCGGAGGGCAGCTCGTCGGCGAGCGCGGTGGCGAGTCGGTCGGCGTTGGCGAGCTCGAGTTCCCAGGCGCGCGACGCGGGGCCGCGTACGTGTCCGGTCAGGTCCAGATCGCCGTGGTAGGTGTAGACCAGGGAACGCGACCCGGCGCGCAACGCCTCGCCCACCTCGGCGACGAGGTCACCGAAGGACAGCTGGGGGCGGAACTGGCAACCGCGCAGCACCGCCTTGGTCAGTCCCGACCCCGCCTGATCGCGCGGTGACACCTGGGCGACGGTGATGCCGTCGGCGGCGGCGCGCTCGAACACCGTTGTGCGAGGCTGGAATTCCTCTGGAACGAGTTCGTCGCGCAGATCGGATTTCGGCGCGCCGTGCAGCCGCCAGGACAGCGGGGTGAACAGCCGGTCGTAGCCGGGGATATGGAACAGATAGCCGACGATTCCGTGCTCGCCGGGCGGAACGCCCACCCCGAGCGAAGTGAGGCTGGTGGCCGTCGTGGTCGGGAAACCGGCCGTCAGCCCGATCGGCGCGAGACCGGTCAGGAACGGAGCGGCAGCGGGATTCGCCACCAGGTGCTCGTAGCCGAGCCCGTCCACCAACAGGACGCAGACCCGGTCGGCGTTCAGCCCGAGTCCGAGCCGGTCCTCCTCGCCGGGTACGCCGAGACCGGCGAGGACGGAGGGGAACAGATCGGCCAGGGAACCGGTACCGTAACGCGGCGCGACGAACACGAAGGTCAGGATGTCAACGTCGGCGGGTGCATGGCAAGGGTATTCAGGCCTGTCCGGTCTCGAAACGGGTCACCTTGCCGTCGCGCAGGACGAAACGCCACGTGGTCCGCATCGACCCCCAGCGTGAATTGGTATATTCGGCAACCAGTTCCGTGCCGTCGTCGCCGACGGACTCGATCCGCATGCGTGCGTTGCTGTCGAAGATCTCCGCTTCGGTCCACTGGGCGAGATCGCGCTCCACACCGTCGTCGGACATGGTGGCATCGTCGGTGAGAACGGCGTAGAAACGGTCCTGATCATTGGCGTTGAGCGCGTCGACGAACTCCTGCACCGTCGGATCCAGCTGCGCGGTCATCCGTGTGATCTCCTCGGATCGGTGTGAGAAGCAATCGGTGTGAGAAGCATTGGACAGCAAACGTCTGGCGTCCACTCTAGGTCAGCGACGGCCCGCTCGGCTCGATCAATGTCGCGAAGGTCCGCATGACGTCGTCCACCAGTGCCGTGCCGGTGGTGCCGAACTGTCCCGCCCGTTTCTCCAGCTGTCCATCCAGCCACAGTGAGGCCAGCCCGTGGCCGAGTCCCCAGAACGTGACCGCCAGTGTGTCGGCCTTGTCGGCGGGCAGCTCCCCGGCGCGAACACACTCGGCGATCGCGTCGGCCAGGACTCCGAAAGCCGCGTCGCCCGCCGCCATGGTGTCGGGGTGCTTGTCGGGCTGGGAGAGCTCAGGCCGGAACATCAAGCGGAAGTAGGCCGGTTGCTCGCGGGAGAACCGCACGTAGGCGTTCGCCAGTGCGGTCAGGGCGGCCATGGGCGTCGGAGCCTCGGCGCGGGCGGCCGACAGTCGCGCGCCGAGCAGCTGGAAACCCTGCGTGGACAGCGTCGCGAGCAGGGCGGCGCGGTCGGGGAAGTGGTGGTACGGCGCGGCGGTGCTCACGCCTGCCTCGCGCGCCACCCGGCGCAGGCTGACCGCCGCGAGCCCCTCGGTCTCGATCAAACGCAGGCAGGCGGCCAGCAGCGCGTCGCGCAGGGCGCCGTGATGGTAACTGGTCCGCGTCACCGTCCGAGCGTATGCGACGCGGCCTGGACAACCTAACTGTGCGGTGCTTAGATTATCTGAGCGGCGCTCAGATGAGTGCCGGGTAGCCACTCCACGAGACGGGTGAAGAAATGGGCACACAGGTATCGGTCACCGGCGCAACGGGATTCGTCGCCGGTCACGTTATCGCCGAACTTCTGGAGCACGGCTACGCCGTGCGCGCGACGGTTCGCGATCTCGCCGCCACCGGTAAACGGGCACACCTGGTCGAGCTGGCCCGGCGAACCGGGGGCGAGCTGGAGTTCGCGCAAGCCGATTTGAACGGCGAGGACGGCTGGGTGTCCGCCGTCGCGGGCAGCGCGGGCGTCCTGCACGTCGCGTCGCCGTTTCCCACCACGCCGCCGGACGACGAGCGCGAACTCGTCGACACCGCGGTCGAAGGAACCCTGCGCGTGCTGCGCGCCTGCGCCGCCGCGGGCACGGTTCGCCGGGTGGTGCTGACCTCCTCGATCGCCGCGATCGCCTACGGGCACACCGAGGACGCGCTGCGCACCGAGGCCGATTGGACGGTGGTCGAGCGCAGCCCGGCCTATCAGAAGAGCAAGACGCTGGCCGAGCGGGCGGCCTGGAATTTCGTCGCGAAGCTCCCGTCCCGCGAGCGATTCGAACTGGTCGTCGTCAATCCCGGCATGGTTCTCGGACCGCTGCTGTCGACGGACACGAGCACCTCGCACGAGCCCGTGCGCAGGTTGCTCGACCGGGACGTCCCCGGCGCGCCCCAGGTCGGCTGGGCGCCGGTGGACGTGCGCGATCTCGCCGTCGCGCACCGGCTCGCGCTGGAGACGCCCGAGGCCGCGGGCAACCGCTACATCTGCGCGGGTGAGCATCTGTGGATGGCGGAGATGGCGCGCATCCTCGCCGAGGAATACGCGCCGCGCGGGTTCCGGGTGCCGACCACGCAGCTGCCGAACTGGGTGGTGCGTTCGGTCGCCCTCTTCGACAAGGGCGTCCGGCTGACGCTGCCGACGCTGGGACGCACCGAATCGCTCAGCGCCGAGAAGGCCCGGCGCGAGCTGGGCTGGACCATGCGGCCGGTGCGGGAGACGCTGGTGGACACCGCCGAAAGCCTGCTGCGGCACGGAATTGTCACACCGCCCCGGCGCAAGTCCGCACCCCGGGCTGCCGCACCGCGCGCCGCGAGCGTCTGAGGGTTGTCGTCATGCTGATCGCGACACTGATCATCACCACGACTGCCGTGGTGCGGCGCTGGTTCGCACGTAGGTCCCCGGGCGGAGACTTCGCCGGGCGGACGGCGTCCGGACCGGTCCGCCGGGCACTGCACCGCCCGGCGCCGGTTGCCGCCGCCCTCGTGGCGCTGCTGGGCATCGCGGTCGCGGCGGGCACGCTCAGCCAGTGCTGAACCGGCCCCGACGTGCACGGCCGCGGCCCGGTTCGCTAGACAGGACCCGTGACTGCGCAGCTCCCCTTTCGGTTCGGTGTCAACATGGTGGTGCCCGAGAACCGGTCGAACTGGATCGGAAAGTGCCGTCGGGCAGAGGAACTCGGTTTCGACGTGGTCGGCGTCGCCGACCATCTCGGCTTGCCCGCGCCGTTCCCCGCGATGATCCTGGCCGCCGAGGCAACCGAGCGGGTGCGGCTGAACACCTTCGTGCTCAACACCGGGTTCTACAACCCGGTGCTGCTGGCCCGCGACGTGGCAGGCGCCGATCAATTCACCGACGGGCGGATCGAACTAGGGCTCGGCGCGGGCTATGTCCAGGCGGAATTCGAGGCGGCGGGCATCCCGTTCCAAAGCGGGAGCAAGCGCGTCGAGCACTTGGAACAGACGGTTATCACGCTGCGCCGGCTGTTCGCCGAGCCGGAATATCAGCCGCAACCCGCGCAGCCGACGGGTCCGCCCGTGCTCATCGGTGGCTGGGGTGACCGGTTGCTCGCTGTCGCCGCGCGGCACGCCGACATCATCGCCTTCACCGGCGCCGCGGCCTCGCGCAACGGTGGGCCGCTGCAGATGGCCGGGCTCGCCGAAACCGAGGAGCGCGTCGCCTACGTCCGGGAGCTGCTCGGTCCACGGCTGGACAAGGTCGAGTTCAACATCCTCGTGCAGCGGGTGGTCCCGCCGGCCGAACGCGCGAGCGTCCTGGAGGTCTTCGGCCCGGCGCTGCCGCCGGACGTCGCCGACTCCCCGGAAGATCACCCGATCCTGCTCATGGGTACGCCCGAGGAGATGGCCGACCGGCTGCGCGATCGGCGCGAGCGTTACGGCATCAGTTACATCACGGTCCTCGAGGACAGCATGGAGAAGTTCGCCCCGGTCATCGAGTTGCTGCGCTGATCCCCAGGCCCGAATTCACGGCAGCGGGTCGATGATGACGCGCGGATCGATCTGCCGGAGTTCTCTCGGTCGGCTGGTCAGGCAGGGCCACGCGCGGGCCACCGCCTCCCGGGTGACGTGGCCCGCGGCGAACAGGGCGTCGGCGGTCGGTCCCGCACCGTGCCGGATCGCCGGCGGCGGGGTGATGGTGTGGTCGAACGACGGAACCACAGTGTGCGGCAGGCCGACCAGCACAGCCAGGATGTCGAGCCGGTCGGCGGGGATATGCGTGCGCGCCGCGGCGAGGACGGTGCTCGGTACGACGATGGTGTTG
Encoded here:
- a CDS encoding aldehyde reductase — its product is MGTQVSVTGATGFVAGHVIAELLEHGYAVRATVRDLAATGKRAHLVELARRTGGELEFAQADLNGEDGWVSAVAGSAGVLHVASPFPTTPPDDERELVDTAVEGTLRVLRACAAAGTVRRVVLTSSIAAIAYGHTEDALRTEADWTVVERSPAYQKSKTLAERAAWNFVAKLPSRERFELVVVNPGMVLGPLLSTDTSTSHEPVRRLLDRDVPGAPQVGWAPVDVRDLAVAHRLALETPEAAGNRYICAGEHLWMAEMARILAEEYAPRGFRVPTTQLPNWVVRSVALFDKGVRLTLPTLGRTESLSAEKARRELGWTMRPVRETLVDTAESLLRHGIVTPPRRKSAPRAAAPRAASV
- a CDS encoding LLM class F420-dependent oxidoreductase; the encoded protein is MTAQLPFRFGVNMVVPENRSNWIGKCRRAEELGFDVVGVADHLGLPAPFPAMILAAEATERVRLNTFVLNTGFYNPVLLARDVAGADQFTDGRIELGLGAGYVQAEFEAAGIPFQSGSKRVEHLEQTVITLRRLFAEPEYQPQPAQPTGPPVLIGGWGDRLLAVAARHADIIAFTGAAASRNGGPLQMAGLAETEERVAYVRELLGPRLDKVEFNILVQRVVPPAERASVLEVFGPALPPDVADSPEDHPILLMGTPEEMADRLRDRRERYGISYITVLEDSMEKFAPVIELLR
- a CDS encoding TetR/AcrR family transcriptional regulator; the encoded protein is MTRTSYHHGALRDALLAACLRLIETEGLAAVSLRRVAREAGVSTAAPYHHFPDRAALLATLSTQGFQLLGARLSAARAEAPTPMAALTALANAYVRFSREQPAYFRLMFRPELSQPDKHPDTMAAGDAAFGVLADAIAECVRAGELPADKADTLAVTFWGLGHGLASLWLDGQLEKRAGQFGTTGTALVDDVMRTFATLIEPSGPSLT
- a CDS encoding nuclear transport factor 2 family protein, coding for MTAQLDPTVQEFVDALNANDQDRFYAVLTDDATMSDDGVERDLAQWTEAEIFDSNARMRIESVGDDGTELVAEYTNSRWGSMRTTWRFVLRDGKVTRFETGQA
- a CDS encoding alkaline phosphatase family protein — protein: MFVAPRYGTGSLADLFPSVLAGLGVPGEEDRLGLGLNADRVCVLLVDGLGYEHLVANPAAAPFLTGLAPIGLTAGFPTTTATSLTSLGVGVPPGEHGIVGYLFHIPGYDRLFTPLSWRLHGAPKSDLRDELVPEEFQPRTTVFERAAADGITVAQVSPRDQAGSGLTKAVLRGCQFRPQLSFGDLVAEVGEALRAGSRSLVYTYHGDLDLTGHVRGPASRAWELELANADRLATALADELPSGATLLVTADHGMVELDDRIDFDTTAALQEGVRALGGEPRARHVYTVPGAESDVAAAWRAALGTDFEVLGKEEAVGRGWFGPRVDPAIVQRIGDLVVVAGGRRGVIRTGAEPLQSRLVGHHGSLTPAEMNVPLCVFRA